The genomic interval GAGGTCCAGACAGGGATAGCCAGGACAGGGAAGATGTTCTGCTACCAGCATTACGACGTGGTGCCTGATATTATGACGCTGGCCAAGTCGCTCGGCGGCGGGTTCCCGATAGGCGCGATGGTCGCAAAGAAGGAGATCGCCGACGTTCTGCAGCCCGGGACCCATGCCTCGACATTCGGAGGCAGCCCGCTCGCGTGCGCCGCGGCGCTCGCGGTATTCGAGGCAATAGAGGAAGGCAACCTTGTCGAGAAGGCCGTAAGGAGGGGCAGGTATCTCCATAACAGGCTCTCGCTTTTAAAGAAGGATTTCCCGTTCGTGAAGATAGTAAGGGGCAAAGGCCTGATGCAGGCGGTGGAGCTTGAGATAGAGGGGAAGCAGATAATAGACAAATGCGTCGAGAAGGGCCTCCTCATAAATTGCACACAGAAGAAGGTATTGAGGATAATGCCGCCGCTGGTGGTAAAGAACGCGGATATAGACGCGGCTGTCGCGATCATACAGGAAGTAATGAAGGGAGTAACAGTTGAAGGTTAAAGACCTGATAACGATAAAAGACCTTTCGATCTCGGATATCGAGGAGATATTCGCCCTGGCCGCGAAGCTAAAGGGTGAGGGAAGGATATCTAAAGACGAGCCGTTGAATGGGAAGACCCTGGGGTTGATATTCCAGAAGCCCTCTTTAAGGACGAAGGTGTCTTTCGCGGCCGCGATGGCGCAGTTAGGCGGCACGGCGATATACCTGGCGCCGGAGGAAGTAAAGCTCGGCGAAAGGGAAGAGATAAAGGATGTCGCGCGGACGATGGCGAGGTATCTCGACGGGATAGTCGCCAGGACGTTCAAGCACGATGACATCGTGGAACTGGCGGAGTATTCGTCGGTCCCGGTCATAAACGGGTTATCGGATTTCTCGCACCCGTGCCAGGCGCTGGCAGACCTTTTTACGGTCAAAGAGAAGAAGGGCAAGGTAAAAGGCGTCAAGATCGCGTTTGTGGGCGACGGCAATAACGTCTGCAACTCGCTTCTCATGACCGCGGCCCGGGTAGGGGCGGATATCGCCGTGGCTACACCCAAGGGTTACGAGCCGGATAAAGAGGTCGTGAAGATAGCCGAGGATTTCGCCGGAGTCACTGGCTCGAAGGTCGTTATCTGCACCGACCCGGAGAAGGCGGTTGCCGGAGCGGACGTCGTGTATACGGACGTCTGGACGAGTATGGGACAGGAGAAGGAAAGGGCGAAAAGGTTAAAGGCATTTAAGGGTTTCCAGATAAATGAGAAGCTTTGTTCGAAGGCTAAAAAAGATTATATTATCATGCACTGTCTGCCCGCGCACAGGGGCGAGGAGATCTCTGACGAGTCTCTGGAGAGCCCGCATTCGGTTGTATTTGATCAGGCGGAGAATAGACTGCATGTCGAAAAGGCGATATTACTTTTACTTTTAAAGTGAGGATGAGATGAACAAGAAAGTAGTGCTTGCGTATTCAGGCGGACTCGATACTTCGGTCATAATAAAGTGGCTGTCGAAGAAGGGTTACGACGTCATCGCTTATATGGCTGACGTAGGCCAGGAGTCTGACTTTGAGGTCTATAAGAAGAGGGCATTGGCTACCGGCGCCGTAAAGGTCGTTGTCGAGGACCTAAAGAAGGAGTTCGTGAAGGACTTCGTATTCAAGTCGCTTAAAGCCGGGGCGGTATACGAAGGCGGATACCTGCTTGCGACAGCGCTGTCGAGGCCGATAATCGCCAAGGGGCTCGTAGAGACGGCCCATAAAGAGAAGGCCGCATATGTCGCGCACGGCTGCACGGGTAAAGGTAACGACCAGGTAAGGTTTGAAGTCACTATCGGATCGCTTGATCCGGAACTGAAAATACTGGCGCCTGTCAGGGAGTGGGAGCTTAAGACAAGGGCCGAAGAGATAGAATATGCAAAGAAGAATAATATTCCCATTGATACGACAAAGAAAAAGCCGTACTCGATTGATCTTAATCTATGGGGAATATCGATTGAAAGTGGGAAGCTGGAAGATCCTTATTACGCGCCTGACGAAGATATATATCAACTTACAAAGGGAGTAGATAAGGCTGCGGCGGAGCCTGTCTACGCGGAGATAGAGTTCAAGGAAGGCGTGCCGGTAAAATTTAACGGCAAGGCGATGGACGGAGTGAGCCTGATATTGAAACTGTCGAAGATAGCCGGCGACGCAGGCGTAGGCAGGAGCGATATGATCGAGAACAGGCTCGTCGGCATAAAGTCCAGGGAGATATACGAGGCGCCGGCCGCGTGGACGCTTTTTAACGCGCATAAGGCGCTCGAAGCCCTTGTCCTTGACAGGGAGACGCTCCATTTCAAGGAGGTTGTCGCGCTCAAATACGCGGAGCTTACTTATTTCGGGCTCTGGTATACGCCGCTCAAGGAAGCGCTCGACAAATTCGTCGACGATACGCAGAAATCCGTCAACGGCACGGTAAAGGTGAAACTGCATAAAGGCCATTGCATCGTCGTAGGCAGGAAATCGCCGGATTCGCTTTACAAGAAAGAATTGGCGACGTATGAGCAAGGCGATAAGTTCGACCAGTCGCTGGCGAAGGGTTTCGTCCAGATTTGGGGATTGCCTTATAAAGGATCGCATAAAAAATGAAAAATAAACTTTGGGGCGGAAGGTTCAAGAAGTCGCAGGACCCTGAGTTCGAGGATTTTTCGTGCAGCATGTATTTTGACTACAGGCTGGCAGAGTACGACGTCCTCGGCTCTATCGCCCACGCGAAGATGCTCGGGAAATGCGGGATAATCCCGAAGAAGGACGCCGCCGCAATAGTAAAAGGGCTTACCGCGATATCTAAAGAGATCGATGCGGGCAGGTTCGTATACGACTTTACGGCCGAGGATATCCATACGAATATCCAGAATGCACTGGAGAAGAAGATAGGCAAGCCTGCGCTCAAGCTCCATACCGCGCGGTCGAGGAACGACCAGGTCGCGTTGGATACGAGGATGTATTGCAAGGATAAGGCCCAGGAATTATACGGCTTGGTTTCGAGTTTGCAGGAATCCTTGCTCGGTTTCGCGAAGAAGAACAAGGACGTGATAGTGCCTGGTTTGACTCATACCCAGCACGCGCAGCCGGTGCTTTTGTCCGATCACATTGAGGCATATGTATGGATGCTGGCGAGGGACAAGAGGAAGCTCCATTACGCCTATCACGCGGCGGACTTCATGCCGCTTGGCGCATGCGCGTTGGCCGGGACTTCGCTTAAGATCGACAGGAAATATGTCGCCAAAGAGCTGGGGTTCGCGGCGCTCTGCGAAAACACGATGGACGCGGTGTCTGACAGGGATTTTGTCGTCGAAATGCTTGAGGCCATATCGCTGGTATCGATGCACCTCTCTAGGCTCGCTTCAGACCTCATACTCTGGGCTACGCCTGAGTTCGGGTTCGTCGAGATAGACCAGCAGTTCTGCACCGGCTCGAGCATAATGCCGCAGAAAGTCAACCCGGATTTCCTCGAGTTGGTAAGGGGCATGGCCGGCAGGATATACGGGAACTTATTCTCGGTCCTGACGATGATGAAGGGCCTGCCGCTAACGTATAACAGGGATATGCAGTGGGACAAGCAGCCGCTCTTCGATTCGGTCGAGAAGATATCTAAGGTGTTATCGATATATGCCAAGATGGTGAAAGGCGTAAAAGTAAATAAGGCGAATATCGGCAGGGCGCTTTTGGACGAGTCGCTTTACGCGACAGATTTGGCCGAGTACCTGGTCGCTAAGGGACTGGACTCGAGGCAGGCGCATTCGACGATCGGAAAATTAGTGACGGCGACGCTCGAGAAGAAGGAGAGGATATCGGGTCTCACCCTTAAAGAACTTAAGAAGTTTTCGGATAAGTTCGAAAAGGACGTGTTTAAATTACTGGATCCGAAGGTTTCGGTCGCATCAAGGAAAAAAGGAAGATAATGCACGAATTCAAATATAAGGGCGATGAGCTCTTTTGTGAAGAAGTGGGGATAGGCGGTATAGCGGCCGCCGTAGGGACGCCTTTCTATCTCTACAGCCACAAGACGCTCATAGACCATTACAGGAAACTGCGCGACGCTTTCTCGGAGCTCAATCCGCTCATCTGCTTCTCGATGAAAGCGAACTCGAACCTCGCTGTCGTCATGGCGCTTGTAAAAGCCGGCGCAGGGCTCGATGTCGTATCCGGAGGCGAACTGTACAAAGCCCTGAAAGTCGGATGCGAATCGAAGAAGATCGTCTACGCGAGCGTCGGCAAGACCGAACGCGAGATAGAGGACGCGATCAGGTCGGGCATATTATTCTTTAATATCGAATCTCTGCCTGAATTGGCGCAGATAAACAAGACTGCCAAGAGGCTCGGCAGGACGGTGGACTGCACCCTGCGCGCCAACCCGGATATCGACCCGCATACGCACAAATTCATCACGACGGGGAAAGCCGAGAACAAGTTCGGCCTGGATTTCGCGACCGTCGAGGAGACGTTCCTGAAGGCCCCGAAATACCCGAACGTCCGGCTGCGCGGGATACACATACACATCGGCTCGCAGATAACCGAGGCCGAGCCGTTCCGCAAGGCGATAAACAAGACCGGCACTTTGATCGGGAATATCAGGAGGAAAGGCGCGAGGGTCGACTGGCTTAATATAGGAGGCGGCCTCGGGATAATCTACAACAAGGAAAAGCCGCAGACGGCCGCGCGTTTCGCGAAATCCGTGGTACCGCTTATCCGCAGGATAAACGTCCGGCTCATACTCGAGCCGGGCAGGTTTATAGCCGGCAACAGCGGCATACTGGTCGCGAAAGTTACGTATGTCAAGAAGACCCGCTCGAAGAATTTCATCATATCCGACGCGGCGATGAACGACCTTATCCGCCCGTCGCTCTATGACGCCTATCATGAGATCGTCCCGGTGATAAGGCGGCCTGCGCGCAGGAAGATACTGGCAGATGTTGTAGGCCCCATCTGCGAAAGCGGGGATGTCCTCGCGAGGGACAGGAGGTTGCCCGAGTTCCAGCCCGGCGAATTGATAGCCGTGATGGGGGCGGGCGCTTACGGGTTTACCATGTCCAGCAATTACAACTCGAGGCCGCGCGTCGCCGAGGTAATGGTCTTGCGCGGCAGGTTCTACGTGGTGCGAGAGAGAGAAAAATACGAAGACCTCGTAAAAGGCGAGAATATCCCCAAAGAACTTAAGTGAGCCAAACCTAACCATGAAAAATATAGCATTCGTCAAGATGGTCGCCAGCGGCAACGACTTTGTCGTCATCGATAACCGCAAGGCGGTCATACCCGGCGCGAAACTGTATTCCTTCGCCAGGGAGATCTGCGACAGGAATTACGGCGTCGGAGGCGACGGGCTTATCGCTATCGAGCGCTCGAAAAAGGCCGATTTCAGGATGCGCATAATAAATTCCGACGGCAGCGAGGCCGAGATGTGCGGGAACGGCGCGCGCTGCGCGGCGTTATTCGCTGTTGATAACAAGATAGCGGGAAAGAGGATGGATTTCGAGACCCTCGCCGGATTGATCGAGGCCGAGGTCAAGGGCGCGATAGTAAAACTGAAGATGTCGGATCCCAGCGGCCTGAAACTCGATATCAACCTCGCTTTAAGCGACGGCGGGTATAACGTGAATTTTGTGAACACCGGGGTGCCGCACGCTGTAATCTTTGTGGACCATCTTGAGGGCCATAACGTAAAGACAACAGGCAAGGAAGTCCGTTACCACGACGCTTTTGCGCCGCGAGGCACGAACGTAGATTTTGTTGAAGTCGGTGGAAGAAACGGTCCTATTAAAGTGCGTACATACGAGCGCGGCGTTGAGGGTGAGACGCTCGCCTGCGGGACGGGTGTAACGGCCTCCGCGATCATATCGGCGGCTGTGAAGAATTTCAAGAGCCCGGTCACCTGCCTTACAAAAGGCGGGGACAGTCTTAAAATATATTTCAAGAGGAGCGGTGATGATTTTACCGACGTCTATTTGGAAGGCGGCGCACGGGAAGTATTTTTAGGCAAGTATCTTTACAAATAATTAGGAGGGAGTAAGGATGTTCGAAGGTTCGATAGTCGCGCTTGTGACGCCGTTCAAGAACGGAAAAGTTGACGAAGCAAAATTACGCGAACTGGTAGAGTTCCATATAAAGAACGGGACCTCGGGCATAGTGCCGTGCGGGACGACAGGCGAGTCCGCGACGCTGACGCACGAGGAGCACAACCGCGTGATAGAGGTAGTGATCGAAGCGGCGAAGAAGAGGATCACTATAATCGCGGGAACGGGATCGAATTGCACGGCTGAGGCGATCGAGCTGACGAAGTATGCCGAAAAGGCAGGCGCGGACGCAGCGCTGTTATTGTCGCCTTATTACAACAAGCCGACACAGCGCGGGCTCTATATGCATTACAAGGCAGTCGCGGATTCGGTCAAGATACCGATCATCCCTTACAACATCCAATCGCGCACCGCGGTAAATATCGAGCCGGAGACATTCCAGAAACTCGCGCAGATAAAGAATATAGTGGGTGTGAAGGAATCGAGCGGGAACCTCGAGCAGATCTCGAAGATACGTTACCTCTGCGGGCCTAACTTCGCGATAATCTCAGGAGATGACGCGCTTACGCTGCCTATCCTCGCGATAGGAGGCGTCGGCGTGATATCGGTGGTCGCGAATATAGTCCCGCGCGATGTAGCCGACCTGGTCGCCGCGTTCAAGAAGGGTGATATAAAAAAGGCTCAGGAACTACATTATAAGTTGTTGCCGCTCGTGAAAGCCATGTTCATCGAGACGAACCCGATACCGGTAAAGACGGCTATGGAGCTGATGGGAATGATAGAGCCGGAACTCCGCCTGCCGCTGTGCCATATGTCGGAAGAGAACTTAGCGAAGCTCGCCGAAGCGCTGAAGAAATACGGCTTGTAAAAAAAGGACTGAGATGATAAAAGTCGCTGTTTGCGGTTACGCTGGAAAGATGGGCGCAAGGATCGCCGGACTAGCCCCCAAAGAGAGCGGGATGAGGGTCATCCTCGGGCTTGAGGTGAAGGGACACCCGTCTGTCGGCTCGAAATTCGCTTACGGCGAGGTCTCGGACCGGCTCGATGACATAAAGGCCGCGGACGTACTTATGGATTTTACCGTTCCCGAAGCGACGATGGAACATCTTGCCGCCGCCGTAAAATACAAAAAGGCATTTGTCATCGGCACTACGGGATTTACCGAGGAACAGGTAAAAAAGATCAAGGAAGCGTCGAAGAAAATACCCGTCATCCTCTCGCCTAATATGTCAATGGGCGTAAACCTGCTCTTCCGGCTGGTAAAAGAGGCCGCGGGGAAATTATCTAAGGATTATGGCGTGACAATAATCGAGGCGCACCACATACACAAGAAGGACGCGCCGTCAGGGACCGCGAAGAAACTCGCCCAAATAGTCAAGGAGGCCTCCAAGCGTGAGGTCTCGGACATAAAGTCCATACGCGAGGGCGAGATAGTGGGTGATCACAAGGTGACATTCGAAAGCCCTTATGACATCATTGAGCTTTCGCACAGCGCGAAGACGCGCGATATATTAGCGAAAGGCGCTTTGGCCGCCGCGAAATTCATCGCAGGCAAAAAGCCGGGATTATACGACATGCAGGATGTATTAGGAGACATGAAATGAGCGATTTTGAATTTTCTGAGAGGTTGGCAAAACTTCCCCCGTATCTTTTCGCGGAGATAGACAAGGCGAAGAGGCAGGCGAAGGCAGCAGGAAGGGACATAGTCGACTTGGGCATAGGCGACCCTGACCTCCCGACGCCAAGGCATATAATAAACGCCCTGCACAAAGCCTCACTGGAGCCGGACAATCATCATTACGCGCTGGATTCCGGGATGCCGCAGTTAAGACAGGCGATAGCGAAATGGTATAAGAAGAGGTTTAAGGTCGAACTCGACCCTGATACCGAAGTGCTGCCGCTTATCGGCTCGAAAGAGGGGATAGCGCATATGCCGCTCGCTTTCATAAATCCTGGCGACTACGTGCTTGTGCCGGACCCATGTTATCCGCCTTACAAGAACGGGACGATATTCGCGGGCGGCGTGCCTTACCTTATGCCGCTTTTGGCGGAGAATGATTTCCTGCCTGATCTGGGCAGGATAGATACGGCCGTGTCAAATAAGGCTAAGATGATATTCGTCAACTATCCGAATAACCCGACCGGCGCGGTCGCTGACGAAGAATTCTACAAGAAAGTCCTCGATTTCTCGCACAGGAATAATATCCTCATCTGTTCAGACGCGGCGTATTCGGAGGTCTGTTACGACAAATACCGCCCGATGAGCATTCTCCAGATGGTCGGCGCCAAGGACAGGGCAGTCGAATTCCACTCGCTCTCGAAGACGTACAATATGACGGGCTGGAGGATAGGATGGGCTTGCGGGAACAAGAAAGCTATCCAGGGGCTCGCGAAGGTTAAATCGAACATCGATTCGGGGATATTCCAGGCGGTGCAACTGGCCGGGATCGCCGCGCTCGAAGGCCCGCAGGAACCGGTAGCGAGAGCCAATAAGACATACAAGGAACGCCGCGACGCGCTGGTGAACGGCCTGAATTCCCTGGGTTGGAAAGTTCCCAAGCCGAAGGCGTCGTTCTATGTCTGGGCAAAGAATCTTCCGGGTTATAACTCGTCCTCGCTGGCAAAGGCTTTGCTTGAGAAGGCCGATATCATCGTTACTCCCGGGAACGGGTTCGGCAGGTACGGCGAAGGTTATATAAGGATGGCCCTCACCGTTTCCAAGGACAGGATAAAGACCGCGGTCCAGAGGATAAAGAAATTCCTAAAGTAAGGGCGTTCATCGCGCTTGGCTCTAACCTGGGTGACAGGCGCGGGAATATAGGAAAAGCGATAGAAGAGCTCAGAGATTCAAGAATGGTTGAGGTGGTAAAGGTCTCAAAGCTCTACGAGACCGATCCTGTCGGCGGCCCGCCGCAGGATAATTTCCTCGACGGCGCCGCGGAGATCCTGACCCTTCTTACGCCTCACGAGTTGCTCGCGCTCCTTAAGCTGACGGAAAAGAAGGTAGGAAGGACGCCGTCAAAAGTAAAATGGGGCCCCAGGGAGATCGACCTGGATATTCTCCTGTACGGTGATATCGTAATGAATGAGCCGGACCTTGTGATACCCCACCCTCAGCTTCATTTGAGGCGTTTTATGTTAGAGCCGCTTGCAGAGATAGCTCCTGACGTGGCCTCGAAGTTCAGCCAAAATGAACATGAAAATAATCCGCTCGATAAATAAGCTGAATAAAGAACTCAAACGCGACAGACAGAAAGGACGGTCAGTCGGGTTCGTCCCGACGATGGGCTTTCTCCACGAGGGGCACCTTTCGCTTATCAGGCGCGCCCGCAAAGAGAATAAGACCGTCGTCGTAAGCATCTTCGTGAATCCGGCGCAGTTCGGCCCGAACGAGGACTATGAAGAATATCCCCGGGACCTGCGGAAAGATGCGGCTCTTTGTAAAAAAGAAGGTGTTGATCATATCTTTTATCCGGCGGTGAAGGCGATGTACCCGAAGGGATATTCGACGTATGTGAATGTCGAGGGGCTTACAGAGAACCTCTGCGGGAAGTTCAGGCCTTCGCATTTCCGCGGGGTAGCTACAATCGTCGCAAAGCTCTTTAATATCGTCAGGCCGGATACGGCTTACTTCGGACAGAAGGACGCGCAGCAGGCGATCGTGATAAAGCAGATGGCCGAAGACCTGAATATGGGGATAAGGATAAAAATCATGCCCACGGTCAGGGAAAAGGACGGATTGGCGATGTCATCGCGCAACGCCTACCTTTCTCCCGACGGGAGGAGGGTCTCCCCGACGGTATATCGTGCTTTACAACTGGCGGGGGATTTGATAAAATC from Candidatus Omnitrophota bacterium carries:
- the dapA gene encoding 4-hydroxy-tetrahydrodipicolinate synthase — translated: MFEGSIVALVTPFKNGKVDEAKLRELVEFHIKNGTSGIVPCGTTGESATLTHEEHNRVIEVVIEAAKKRITIIAGTGSNCTAEAIELTKYAEKAGADAALLLSPYYNKPTQRGLYMHYKAVADSVKIPIIPYNIQSRTAVNIEPETFQKLAQIKNIVGVKESSGNLEQISKIRYLCGPNFAIISGDDALTLPILAIGGVGVISVVANIVPRDVADLVAAFKKGDIKKAQELHYKLLPLVKAMFIETNPIPVKTAMELMGMIEPELRLPLCHMSEENLAKLAEALKKYGL
- the argH gene encoding argininosuccinate lyase produces the protein MKNKLWGGRFKKSQDPEFEDFSCSMYFDYRLAEYDVLGSIAHAKMLGKCGIIPKKDAAAIVKGLTAISKEIDAGRFVYDFTAEDIHTNIQNALEKKIGKPALKLHTARSRNDQVALDTRMYCKDKAQELYGLVSSLQESLLGFAKKNKDVIVPGLTHTQHAQPVLLSDHIEAYVWMLARDKRKLHYAYHAADFMPLGACALAGTSLKIDRKYVAKELGFAALCENTMDAVSDRDFVVEMLEAISLVSMHLSRLASDLILWATPEFGFVEIDQQFCTGSSIMPQKVNPDFLELVRGMAGRIYGNLFSVLTMMKGLPLTYNRDMQWDKQPLFDSVEKISKVLSIYAKMVKGVKVNKANIGRALLDESLYATDLAEYLVAKGLDSRQAHSTIGKLVTATLEKKERISGLTLKELKKFSDKFEKDVFKLLDPKVSVASRKKGR
- the panC gene encoding pantoate--beta-alanine ligase; translation: MKIIRSINKLNKELKRDRQKGRSVGFVPTMGFLHEGHLSLIRRARKENKTVVVSIFVNPAQFGPNEDYEEYPRDLRKDAALCKKEGVDHIFYPAVKAMYPKGYSTYVNVEGLTENLCGKFRPSHFRGVATIVAKLFNIVRPDTAYFGQKDAQQAIVIKQMAEDLNMGIRIKIMPTVREKDGLAMSSRNAYLSPDGRRVSPTVYRALQLAGDLIKSGSRDAAKIKSEIRKILSVAADKIDYISIVDPESLKEVKKIKGKVLVAVAVRIGGTRLIDNIEVKA
- a CDS encoding LL-diaminopimelate aminotransferase — translated: MSDFEFSERLAKLPPYLFAEIDKAKRQAKAAGRDIVDLGIGDPDLPTPRHIINALHKASLEPDNHHYALDSGMPQLRQAIAKWYKKRFKVELDPDTEVLPLIGSKEGIAHMPLAFINPGDYVLVPDPCYPPYKNGTIFAGGVPYLMPLLAENDFLPDLGRIDTAVSNKAKMIFVNYPNNPTGAVADEEFYKKVLDFSHRNNILICSDAAYSEVCYDKYRPMSILQMVGAKDRAVEFHSLSKTYNMTGWRIGWACGNKKAIQGLAKVKSNIDSGIFQAVQLAGIAALEGPQEPVARANKTYKERRDALVNGLNSLGWKVPKPKASFYVWAKNLPGYNSSSLAKALLEKADIIVTPGNGFGRYGEGYIRMALTVSKDRIKTAVQRIKKFLK
- a CDS encoding argininosuccinate synthase, producing the protein MNKKVVLAYSGGLDTSVIIKWLSKKGYDVIAYMADVGQESDFEVYKKRALATGAVKVVVEDLKKEFVKDFVFKSLKAGAVYEGGYLLATALSRPIIAKGLVETAHKEKAAYVAHGCTGKGNDQVRFEVTIGSLDPELKILAPVREWELKTRAEEIEYAKKNNIPIDTTKKKPYSIDLNLWGISIESGKLEDPYYAPDEDIYQLTKGVDKAAAEPVYAEIEFKEGVPVKFNGKAMDGVSLILKLSKIAGDAGVGRSDMIENRLVGIKSREIYEAPAAWTLFNAHKALEALVLDRETLHFKEVVALKYAELTYFGLWYTPLKEALDKFVDDTQKSVNGTVKVKLHKGHCIVVGRKSPDSLYKKELATYEQGDKFDQSLAKGFVQIWGLPYKGSHKK
- the dapB gene encoding 4-hydroxy-tetrahydrodipicolinate reductase → MIKVAVCGYAGKMGARIAGLAPKESGMRVILGLEVKGHPSVGSKFAYGEVSDRLDDIKAADVLMDFTVPEATMEHLAAAVKYKKAFVIGTTGFTEEQVKKIKEASKKIPVILSPNMSMGVNLLFRLVKEAAGKLSKDYGVTIIEAHHIHKKDAPSGTAKKLAQIVKEASKREVSDIKSIREGEIVGDHKVTFESPYDIIELSHSAKTRDILAKGALAAAKFIAGKKPGLYDMQDVLGDMK
- the folK gene encoding 2-amino-4-hydroxy-6-hydroxymethyldihydropteridine diphosphokinase, which produces MALGSNLGDRRGNIGKAIEELRDSRMVEVVKVSKLYETDPVGGPPQDNFLDGAAEILTLLTPHELLALLKLTEKKVGRTPSKVKWGPREIDLDILLYGDIVMNEPDLVIPHPQLHLRRFMLEPLAEIAPDVASKFSQNEHENNPLDK
- the lysA gene encoding diaminopimelate decarboxylase, with the translated sequence MHEFKYKGDELFCEEVGIGGIAAAVGTPFYLYSHKTLIDHYRKLRDAFSELNPLICFSMKANSNLAVVMALVKAGAGLDVVSGGELYKALKVGCESKKIVYASVGKTEREIEDAIRSGILFFNIESLPELAQINKTAKRLGRTVDCTLRANPDIDPHTHKFITTGKAENKFGLDFATVEETFLKAPKYPNVRLRGIHIHIGSQITEAEPFRKAINKTGTLIGNIRRKGARVDWLNIGGGLGIIYNKEKPQTAARFAKSVVPLIRRINVRLILEPGRFIAGNSGILVAKVTYVKKTRSKNFIISDAAMNDLIRPSLYDAYHEIVPVIRRPARRKILADVVGPICESGDVLARDRRLPEFQPGELIAVMGAGAYGFTMSSNYNSRPRVAEVMVLRGRFYVVREREKYEDLVKGENIPKELK
- the dapF gene encoding diaminopimelate epimerase; amino-acid sequence: MKNIAFVKMVASGNDFVVIDNRKAVIPGAKLYSFAREICDRNYGVGGDGLIAIERSKKADFRMRIINSDGSEAEMCGNGARCAALFAVDNKIAGKRMDFETLAGLIEAEVKGAIVKLKMSDPSGLKLDINLALSDGGYNVNFVNTGVPHAVIFVDHLEGHNVKTTGKEVRYHDAFAPRGTNVDFVEVGGRNGPIKVRTYERGVEGETLACGTGVTASAIISAAVKNFKSPVTCLTKGGDSLKIYFKRSGDDFTDVYLEGGAREVFLGKYLYK
- the argF gene encoding ornithine carbamoyltransferase, yielding MKVKDLITIKDLSISDIEEIFALAAKLKGEGRISKDEPLNGKTLGLIFQKPSLRTKVSFAAAMAQLGGTAIYLAPEEVKLGEREEIKDVARTMARYLDGIVARTFKHDDIVELAEYSSVPVINGLSDFSHPCQALADLFTVKEKKGKVKGVKIAFVGDGNNVCNSLLMTAARVGADIAVATPKGYEPDKEVVKIAEDFAGVTGSKVVICTDPEKAVAGADVVYTDVWTSMGQEKERAKRLKAFKGFQINEKLCSKAKKDYIIMHCLPAHRGEEISDESLESPHSVVFDQAENRLHVEKAILLLLLK